One window from the genome of Heptranchias perlo isolate sHepPer1 chromosome 22, sHepPer1.hap1, whole genome shotgun sequence encodes:
- the trap1 gene encoding heat shock protein 75 kDa, mitochondrial, with the protein MAQIRLTRGCSLLRAARSPAPGVRALPWAARSPAPGVRALPWAARSPAPGALQAATRGLGSCASAERGTFDLRCSVFLGDHQGCDPTLTRRPYSTQTAQSQEEEPLHNIITDSENVEGSFSKYEFQAETKKLLDIVARSLYSEKEVFIRELISNGSDALEKLRHKLVSDARDQGPLELHLQSDTEKRTLTIQDTGIGMTKEELVQNLGTIAHSGSKSFLEALQNQAEAGTGIIGQFGVGFYSAFMVADKVEVYTQAAETGSTSYRWASDGSGMFEIAEATGVRPGTKIVIHLKEDCKEFANEDRVKEVVNKYSNFVSFPIYLNGRRLNTLQALWTMDPKEISEWQHEEFYRYIAKAYDKPRYTLHYRTDAPLNIRSIFYVPDMKPSMFDVSREMGSSVSLYSRKVLIQTKASELLPKWLRFLRGVVDSEDIPLNLSRELLQESVLIRKLRDVLQQRLIKFFLDQGRKEPEKFIKFYEDYGLFIREGIVTTAEQDVKEDIGKLLRFESSTLPSGQVTSLAEYGSRMKAGSRNIYYLCAPNRHLAEHSPYFEAMQKKEMEVLFCYDQFDELTLLHLREFDKKKLISVETDIVVDHYKEEKYEDTKPATDRLSEPEAEGLMAWMKNALGERVANIKLTPRLDTHPAMVTVLEMGAARHFLRTQQLAKTSEERAQILQPTLEINAGHTLIKKLNELRDRNPELAQLLLDQIYDNAMIAAGLNDDPRPMVGRLNDLLTKALENH; encoded by the exons ATGGCGCAGATCCGGCTGACCCGCGGCTGCTCGCTCCTCCGGGCCGCCCGCTCACCCGCACCCGGGGTCCGGGCCCTGCCCTGGGCCGCCCGCTCACCCGCACCCGGGGTCCGGGCCCTGCCCTGGGCCGCCCGCTCACCCGCACCCGGGGCCCTGCAGGCGGCGACCCGAGGGTTGGGGAGCTGTGCCTcagcag AAAGAGGGACTTTCGACCTCCGATGTTCCGTCTTTTTGGGTGACCACCAGGGCTGTGACCCCACTCTCACCCGGCGCCCTTACAGCACGCAGACAGCACAGAGTCAGGAGGAGGAGCCGTTACATAACATTATCACCGATTCCGAGAATGTGGAAG GATCTTTCTCCAAGTATGAATTCCAGGCAGAGACGAAAAAGCTTCTGGATATAGTGGCACGGTCGTTGTATTCTGAGAAGGAG GTATTTATTCGCGAGTTGATATCCAATGGAAGTGATGCCCTTGAGAAGCTCCGTCACAAACTGGTGAGCGATGCCCGGGACCAGGGGCCTCTGGAACTTCACCTGCAGAGCGATACGGAGAAGAGAACCCTAACCATCCAG GACACTGGCATAGGGATGACCAAGGAAGAACTCGTTCAGAATCTGGGAACTATTGCACACTCTGGATCTAAG TCTTTCCTCGAGGCTCTGCAAAACCAGGCAGAGGCCGGCACTGGGATCATCGGGCAGTTTGGGGTTGGATTCTACTCTGCGTTCATGGTGGCTGATAAAGTGGAGGTGTACACACAGGCCGCGGAGACAGGAAGCACCTCGTACAGATGGGCCTCTGATGG CTCTGGGATGTTTGAAATTGCTGAAGCCACTGGGGTGAGGCCGGGCACCAAGATCGTGATCCACCTGAAGGAAGATTGCAAGGAGTTTGCAAATGAAGATCGGGTTAAAG AGGTGGTGAACAAGTACAGCAACTTTGTGAGTTTCCCGATCTACTTGAATGGGCGCCGATTGAACACACTGCAG GCTCTGTGGACGATGGATCCAAAGGAGATCAGCGAATGGCAGCACGAGGAATTCTACCGCTACATCGCGAAGGCTTACGACAAACCGCGTTACACGCTGCACTACCGGACCGACGCCCCTCTCAACATTCGCAGCATCTTCTACGTGCCAGACATG AAGCCCAGTATGTTTGACGTGAGCAGAGAGATGGGATCCAGTGTGTCCCTGTACAGCCGGAAAGTGTTGATCCAAACCAAGGCCAGTGAACTCCTGCCCAAGTGGCTCCGCTTTCTCCGCG GTGTTGTGGACAGTGAGGATATCCCACTAAAcctcagcagagagctgcttcAGGAGAGTGTGCTTATCAG GAAGCTGCGAGATGTTCTGCAGCAACGACTGATCAAATTTTTCCTGGATCAGGGGAGGAAAGAGCCCGAGAAGTTCATCAAGTTCTACGAGGATTACGGATTGTTCATACGCGAGGGGATTGTGACGACAGCGGAGCAGGATGTGAAG GAGGATATTGGAAAACTGCTGCGGTTCGAATCGTCTACACTGCCCTCGGGTCAGGTGACCAGTCTAGCTGAGTACGGCAGCCGTATGAAGGCGGGGAGCAGAAATATTTATTACCTGTGTGCGCCAAACCGTCACCTGGCAGAACACTCTCCGTACTTTGAAGCCATGCAGAAGAAGGAAATGGAG GTTCTCTTTTGCTACGACCAGTTCGATGAGCTCACTCTGCTACACCTGCGGGAGTTTGACAAGAAGAAGCTGATTTCTGTGGAGACTGACATTGTGGTGGATCATTATAAGGAGGAGAAGTACGAGGACACCAAGCCAG CAACTGACCGTCTGTCCGAACCTGAGGCTGAGGGGCTCATGGCATGGATGAAGAATGCACTTGGGGAACGAGTGGCAAACATTAAG TTGACGCCACGGTTGGACACTCACCCGGCCATGGTCACCGTGCTGGAGATGGGCGCCGCACGGCATTTCCTGCGCAcgcagcagctcgccaagactAGTGAGGAGCGGGCTCAAATCCTGCAGCCCACGCTGGAAATCAATGCCGG